In the genome of Trypanosoma brucei gambiense DAL972 chromosome 4, complete sequence, the window AAGTGTGAGTTCTGTTGATAACCGTTTTGACcgacacgaaaaaaaagggagacagtCTGTGTGCCTGCCTGCTCCCTCCGGTGTAGAGGGccaaaccaaacaaacagaacaTCTAACAAAACAGTGAGAGGAGTGATAGAGAAGGAGAAGTTGAGAGAGAAGTACCCATAGTTTAATGCGCTAACTCCGATACCGATTGTGATTGAAGCCACCGTTGGCACCAACACAATGAAACTACATTCATTTTCGGTTTCATTTAACCAAACGCACGCttacctttcccttttcccccgcTTTCGCACAAATGAGTGACACAACACTCATTAACTTAGCCTCCTCTcgcaaatagaaaaaagtaTCTGTCCATTTGGCAGAGGAATAGGACGGGAacatgggggggggggaagcaaagaatatatgtgtttgtcgTTAAACGGAGGAACCTGAGGGGCCGgagaaacacacaaaaaattaGAGGGAGAAGGgtggtgaaaacaaaagaaaacaacccaccttccccctccttcctgACGCAAAGGCAAAGGAATAATGATCAACAACAATACTAATAAAAGCAGCGTCACAACGCTACTTCgtatgggggggggggtaaagGAGCTTTCCCACTCAGCGccatccccccttttttgatAGTTTCCCGCTAAATGCGATATAATTTCAGAGCTGAATTTTCTTGTAAGTAGGCAGCGGCAAGGGAAGTAAGAGGCAAACAGTCGCAACACACagacacgcgcacacacgaaaaaggaaagagtgtATGCACATACAAAGATAAGCGGAGAGAGGGTGGTAAAAATGCGTATCTTGCCCTTGTCAGCACAAGTAAATGTAGTGCTGGTAAAATGCAAATCACCACTGTTGAGTGAAGTATTTGCATAGCAACCGAAGAAAGCTCAAGAATTGCACAAGTGACGGCCTACCACTTCGCACAagaaaattaattttttctccccttttcacctaccattttcttttttgccaaTCGATGCGACTTCCTTCACTGTGGCGCTCATATTTtcaaaacgaacaaacgacaacaacagatCATCTCACGTCTCTTTCTATTTCCTCCGGCGATGCCACTGAGCTCAAAGAGCAAAACATGCTGGATATGTGGATTGCCGGTTACAAATGAGAAAACCGCAGTAATTCCCTCCTTCTCTACCCAAAGCACGATTTCCACATGCTTTTTCCAGCTGGCATGCCAGGGGTATCAATGGTTCTATGAAAAACTAacggaaaacaacaacaacaaaacaacgtTCACGAGTAATTCATACCCCATGCTCCccttccactttttctttattttactgGAGAGCGATGTGGGGCGGGGGCATCAATACTTGATGTTAAAAACAATATGATGAAATACATGTTGTCCCCCCGTGAGAGACAACAGGAGGATGGAGAACCACAATAGTTAAAAATACAGCGCAAAGACtaaaaacgacaacaacaacaacaacaacaacaacaacaacaacaacaacaacaacaacaacttccaTTCAGGCAACTGCAGTATCAATCATGGGGATATCAGCGTGGTTCTTTTTCACGTTGTTGAGGACCAGCATCGAAATGTTCTATAGATACGTGTATAAGGTGTTCACTTTTGCCAAGGCAAACCATCTCTCTTCCATCATTCTGCAATCCTCTGATCAGTCTACGTCGGCTTTCTCATACTTAAttcggttgctgctgcaccgGTCGAATTGCTTGCCCCTTACAGTGGGGACAATCGGCCATACGCTTCTCTAATTCCGTATTTGCCCTCATTAACAGCGCCTTCTCACGGCGGAGCCTGAGAAATGTCTTGTCGCGTTTCAGCAAAACATCTTTGATGGCCTTCGTCAACTCAGCCTTGATCTCTTCCACAACACGGTCCTCTAGTTCTTTCATCAACTCATGGTTAAAGGAAAAGCTGCAGCTTTCATCTTGCAGACTGTAGTCGTTCTTGGGGGACGGCTGTTCACGTGCTTCATTCAATTTCGTCTGCGGGAGGATATTCATCACCTTTTCTCGTGTGAGTCGTCGAACGTACTCAGCAACTTGTTCATCGTCGGCCCTTGAGTCGACGTTGTTCCCCTGCGCACCACCACGGAAGGGACTGCCAGCGTTGTTTCGCAAGTTGAAGGGCGTATTGTTGGACGAGACATTGCGTCTAGTAGTAACAGGAACCATAGAATTGTATCCTTTGGCATGGCTAGCGGCTGGAGGAGCTGCAGCTCCCGCGGCAGCATGCGAGGTAACGTTTGATGATGCTGTTCTCCTTCGACCTGGTGTTGTTCTTGACGGCACACCGCTCATCAAAGGGACACCCTGCGCAGGATTAACGTCTGGGACAATTGGTTTCAGTGGCCGTGGTGCATTGCGGGCGCGGCTCGGCTCAAAATTGACAATGCTCAAACCTTTCACGCGAAAGGCATATCGCAGTGTGTTGAGGGTGTGCTCGTAGTTTTGTGACGATGCCGATATGTTAGCAATCATAACAGTACGACTATTTCCAATGAAGCTGTCGCGTAGAATCTCCGTCAACTTCGACCCACGGAAGGGAAcatgcttcttcttttcgtctAGCGCACGGATACACTCCTTGAGGGCGAGTAATGATTTATTAATTTCCGCACCTTCCTGCCGTGTCTGACGATCATTAGTGGCGGTATCGGCCGCGCGTTCGCTACCTGCTAGATCCACAAGGTTCAGCGTGCCACAGAACCTGTTGTCCTCGCGATCCCTAACCTGAATGGTGAGCACTGCGTGGGAACGGCTGGAACGTTCATTAGCAGTTGTGCTTCCAGTACTCCGCTGGTCAGCTCCACTGTTGATCAGCAGCTGAAGCTCCTCAGCCGACGTAACGGCATGCCATGTAAGGCCGGTTATCTGCATGCGACGGTTATGATCCTCACGGACCACGACGGGCGAGCGATTGTTGAGCAAGTCAAACAGCGAGTTACAGTAAATTTCATAGAGCGAGGCATACACCTCCTGATCCTTCTCTAATGAACTGAAAATGGCGGCGGCGGCTAATATATAAAGACCACGCTCTCCGCTGTTACCAAGCATTGTATGCGTTTTGCCACTTCCTGTTTGGCCGTATGCGAAACATGAGGCACTACCACCTTGCAATGTTGTCTCTAGGAGTTCCTTACAACACGAATTGAACACATGTTCATTGTGTTTATCCT includes:
- a CDS encoding MCAK-like kinesin, putative, coding for MQDEQHEELPPSPSFETLDSLRQDNDNEAIQPPNAPSPILERRVASSDAFPPQLSSRHRCGEGSNAPSLLNLNRQLEDLSRDIQQLNARCRSDSMPNINKTPLRPQHLLPEKQLQLLKQRLPHLNSALSARGASTPSRTGRESSQRRQDALPTVSPSPPRSRCATSVTRPYQSKQETPCSSRVFPGRASERPIASPSSPSIAANMDSVTPAAVTEDPQADGKQCAIMRTRGGRIRVVVRKRPLPPDENSCDCVSMDPPNVKVAVRKQRVDLTEYADVNDFTFDDAFGEDKHNEHVFNSCCKELLETTLQGGSASCFAYGQTGSGKTHTMLGNSGERGLYILAAAAIFSSLEKDQEVYASLYEIYCNSLFDLLNNRSPVVVREDHNRRMQITGLTWHAVTSAEELQLLINSGADQRSTGSTTANERSSRSHAVLTIQVRDREDNRFCGTLNLVDLAGSERAADTATNDRQTRQEGAEINKSLLALKECIRALDEKKKHVPFRGSKLTEILRDSFIGNSRTVMIANISASSQNYEHTLNTLRYAFRVKGLSIVNFEPSRARNAPRPLKPIVPDVNPAQGVPLMSGVPSRTTPGRRRTASSNVTSHAAAGAAAPPAASHAKGYNSMVPVTTRRNVSSNNTPFNLRNNAGSPFRGGAQGNNVDSRADDEQVAEYVRRLTREKVMNILPQTKLNEAREQPSPKNDYSLQDESCSFSFNHELMKELEDRVVEEIKAELTKAIKDVLLKRDKTFLRLRREKALLMRANTELEKRMADCPHCKGQAIRPVQQQPN